A single region of the Octopus bimaculoides isolate UCB-OBI-ISO-001 chromosome 6, ASM119413v2, whole genome shotgun sequence genome encodes:
- the LOC106867598 gene encoding 39S ribosomal protein L2, mitochondrial isoform X2: protein MKPIPLSKSGGRGHDGRIQTHGIGGGHRKNYRMVDFKKDGPREGPPLVEVVKCVRYDPCRTADIAVVATGVNKRYILASQNMKAGDLIKTSRHIPRMAVKANEGDSYPLGALPIGTLVHNVEIYTDNYGKMARAAGTCAQLVRKVGNQCVVRLPSKREICVSKHCMATVGRVSNVEHNKEHIGSAQRSRWLGIRPQSGLWHRKTGYNGRKIRPVPPLKTYSKSKPAKPAMHVFSF from the exons ATGAAACCAATTCCACTCTCCAAGTCTGGTGGTAGAGGACATGATG GTCGCATTCAGACTCATGGTATTGGTGGTGGACACAGAAAGAACTACAGGATGGTTGACTTCAAAAAAGATGGACCAAGGGAAGGTCCACCTCTAGTTGAAGTAGTCAAGTGTGTACGCTATGATCCATGTCGCACTGCTGACATAGCAGTGGTAGCCACCGGTGTAAATAAGCGCTACATCTTAGCTAGTCAAAACATGAAAGCAGGAGATCTGATTAAAACATCGAGGCATATCCCTCGCATGGCAG TGAAAGCAAATGAAGGTGATTCCTATCCTCTTGGGGCTCTACCCATTGGTACTTTGGTCCACAATGTTGAAATTTACACTGATAACTATGGTAAAATGGCACGAGCTGCAGGAACTTGTGCTCAACTGGTTCGTAAAGTTGGAAATCAGTGTGTTGTTCGACTTCCATCAAAACGAGAAATCTGTGTATCTAAACATTGTATGGCTACAGTTGGACGAGTTTCTAATGTTGAACACAACAAGGAGCACATAGGTTCAGCACAAAGATCACGTTGGCTGGGAATTCGACCACAGAGTGGACTTTGGCATCGTAAGACTGGTTATAATGGTCGGAAAATTAGACCAGTTCCTCCTTTAAAAACCTACTCAAAGTCCAAACCAGCGAAACCAGCTATGcacgtgttttctttttaa